Proteins encoded within one genomic window of Mesobacillus subterraneus:
- a CDS encoding CoA-disulfide reductase gives MAKKVIIVGGVAGGATTAARLRRLDEQTEIVMIERGEYISFANCGLPYYIGGAIQERDALLVQTVEGMSKKFNMDIRNLSEVTRIDRERKVVEIKNLKTGETYDENYDVLVLSPGASPIKPPIPGINEAEALYTLRNIPDTDKIKAYVDEQQPKKATVIGGGFIGVEMAENLLERGVEVTLVEMADQIMAPIDFEMASILHQHLREKGVKLVLEDGVKSFEKNGKLINLNSGKQIDTDLVILAIGVAPENKLAKKAGLELGLRGAIRVNERLQTADESIYAIGDAIEVKDYINGQATHIPLAWPANRQGRIVADHINGIDSKYQGTLGTSIAKVFDMTVAATGNNEKTLKRLGISYDVVHVHPSSHAGYYPGAFPIALKLIFDRETGRIFGAQAVSYDGADKRIDVLATAIKGGMTIFDLPDLELAYAPPYSSAKDPVNMAGYAAKNIAEGLVETVQWHELNDILADGGYLIDVREPIERDMGMIEGSVNIPLGELRDRLGEIPVKEVYVYCQVGLRGYLASRILKQAGFKVRNLDGGYKTYSCVYEPDASENCGTPISDNGVVQRHAAMEEIAAGSAQSSVGLAMEAAPAAKDAVTPVAPDLRVAPPTVKTTLDACGLSCPGPIMKVYKTIGDMQDGEVMEVHATDPGFAKDIKAWCEKTGNKLISNKFEDKKFKAQIMKGNVVVPLNTMAATVEVPTGVPTAAPAKNGATMVVFSGDLDKASTIATFIIASGAAAMGKEVTLFFTFWGLNILKRNDAPSTEKDMMAKMFSMMMPKGANDLPLSKMNMGGMGSKMIKTVMANKNVDSLETLMKNAQEAGVKLVACGMSMDIMGIAKEELIDGVEIGGVAAYLGDAEDSGLNLFI, from the coding sequence TTAGTGCAAACTGTTGAAGGCATGTCCAAAAAATTCAACATGGACATCCGCAACCTGAGTGAAGTAACACGCATCGACCGCGAGCGCAAAGTCGTTGAGATCAAGAACCTCAAAACAGGCGAGACTTATGATGAGAACTATGATGTATTAGTTTTATCCCCGGGAGCAAGCCCTATAAAGCCACCAATTCCGGGCATTAATGAAGCAGAAGCATTGTACACGCTTCGAAACATTCCTGACACTGATAAAATTAAAGCATATGTCGATGAGCAACAGCCGAAGAAAGCGACTGTCATCGGCGGCGGATTCATCGGTGTTGAAATGGCTGAAAACCTTTTGGAGCGCGGGGTTGAAGTGACACTCGTTGAAATGGCGGACCAGATCATGGCGCCAATCGACTTTGAAATGGCTTCTATTTTACACCAGCACCTTCGTGAAAAAGGCGTGAAACTTGTTCTTGAAGATGGCGTGAAATCTTTTGAAAAGAACGGCAAGCTGATCAACCTGAACAGCGGCAAGCAAATTGACACTGATTTGGTGATTCTGGCGATTGGCGTTGCTCCTGAAAATAAATTGGCGAAGAAAGCCGGCCTTGAGCTTGGCCTGCGCGGAGCCATTCGTGTCAACGAGCGCCTGCAGACGGCTGACGAAAGCATCTACGCAATCGGTGACGCGATCGAAGTGAAAGACTATATCAACGGACAGGCTACTCACATCCCGCTTGCATGGCCGGCCAACCGCCAGGGACGTATCGTTGCTGACCATATTAACGGAATCGATTCAAAATACCAGGGAACGCTTGGTACATCCATTGCAAAGGTATTTGACATGACAGTTGCGGCAACAGGAAATAACGAGAAAACATTGAAGCGTCTTGGCATCTCTTATGATGTAGTGCACGTTCACCCAAGCTCTCACGCTGGATACTATCCGGGTGCATTCCCGATCGCGCTAAAATTGATTTTTGACCGTGAGACAGGAAGAATCTTTGGTGCACAGGCTGTCTCTTATGATGGCGCAGACAAGCGCATTGACGTCCTGGCTACAGCTATTAAAGGCGGCATGACGATTTTTGACCTGCCGGATCTTGAACTGGCATACGCACCTCCGTACTCTTCTGCAAAAGACCCGGTCAACATGGCTGGCTACGCAGCGAAAAATATTGCCGAAGGACTTGTGGAAACAGTTCAATGGCATGAACTGAACGACATTTTAGCAGACGGCGGCTATCTGATTGACGTTCGTGAACCAATTGAACGCGATATGGGTATGATTGAGGGATCTGTAAATATTCCACTTGGGGAGCTTCGTGATCGCCTTGGTGAGATTCCTGTCAAAGAAGTATACGTATATTGCCAGGTTGGTCTTCGCGGCTACCTAGCATCTCGGATCCTGAAGCAAGCTGGCTTTAAGGTTCGCAATCTGGATGGTGGATACAAGACTTACTCTTGTGTCTATGAACCGGATGCGAGTGAAAACTGTGGTACACCTATCAGCGATAATGGTGTGGTCCAGCGTCATGCTGCGATGGAAGAAATCGCTGCTGGTTCGGCACAGTCTAGCGTTGGGTTGGCAATGGAAGCAGCGCCTGCAGCCAAGGATGCTGTCACTCCTGTTGCTCCTGACTTGAGGGTTGCTCCGCCGACTGTAAAAACGACACTTGACGCTTGCGGACTGTCTTGCCCAGGTCCGATTATGAAGGTGTACAAAACAATTGGCGACATGCAGGACGGCGAAGTGATGGAAGTCCATGCAACTGACCCAGGCTTCGCTAAGGACATTAAAGCTTGGTGCGAAAAGACAGGCAACAAACTGATCAGCAACAAGTTTGAGGATAAGAAGTTCAAAGCCCAGATCATGAAAGGGAATGTGGTCGTACCTTTGAATACGATGGCGGCTACTGTTGAGGTACCAACTGGCGTGCCGACTGCGGCTCCGGCTAAAAATGGCGCGACGATGGTGGTGTTCAGCGGCGATCTCGACAAGGCATCGACCATCGCAACCTTCATCATCGCATCCGGCGCGGCGGCGATGGGCAAAGAAGTCACCTTGTTCTTCACCTTCTGGGGACTAAACATCCTGAAGCGCAACGACGCACCGTCAACCGAGAAAGACATGATGGCGAAAATGTTCAGCATGATGATGCCAAAAGGCGCTAACGACCTTCCACTATCCAAGATGAACATGGGCGGCATGGGCTCCAAAATGATCAAGACAGTCATGGCTAACAAAAACGTCGACAGCCTTGAAACTCTGATGAAAAACGCGCAAGAAGCCGGCGTCAAGCTAGTAGCCTGCGGCATGAGCATGGACATCATGGGCATTGCAAAAGAAGAACTCATCGACGGAGTCGAAATCGGCGGTGTAGCAGCTTATCTCGGTGATGCTGAAGATTCTGGACTGAATTTGTTTATCTAA